In Botrytis cinerea B05.10 chromosome 6, complete sequence, the following proteins share a genomic window:
- the Bcset1 gene encoding Bcset1 — translation MSRASGASFAQFFPSAPRAAKDKAKEREKSKAQQADSPTTLSATDTQINAKALTDNASITRLSEDISIPLADPPTLTTEDNESVQGDILNGVGSASSHSSSGSSLFSVNNQLSNSMQASAGSRNINDSTPLTNADLSPNGVASPGNAKADMPFTATTRAALDNIKSEHVVAISNSATAEHTSTEPRVLARDPARGVKGKKCTYDPFHDPHIHSTKEKHNRRPHYKEFGLKDDAPPADPRLAKGSRLSYINTDYHNALSRLNHSPFMLPKYKYNPKTHYGPGPPTEIVVTGYDPLINFMKVTNVFTHYGQIAESSNKLHPETGSCLGFGTFRYRDTKKKDGTTLTAAEAAKKAVMRGSSVVGLGPRIKVQFDPQGKRSTRMLENALEKSKPEPLPLPPKEPPPPPKSEVAKSSGPPPSAPKGPAALSGRPQFRTGIVQAAIPTKPRQQTLIEDEPIAQQLEDEPYIFISKDYVPVIPATILHLKKRLKNHFLEDVRVDRTGYYVVFALSDEGRFEADRCYNSCNGTALFSYEMIMKLYLWGTGGRRHEHRDRASERGHHRRTRSPDPRLTEQKRRKEIEEIRKEEEADLEDEKRERAKNFDPAREAIEVIKRELMTHLMDKVKERIANPCLRNFMDPTNHIAKRRKLNIHDPNAKTPFIDDEEDQDNSNAVATPNSRIEDRGSLTAGKVNVTALPRIRKRAKAEKNRNVGFTDPFARPTRKAYVRPMHFLIGREDEDSDDDNEARSRTRGTEEIESRPRSRMGTDDEASDDDTDSMSRNVKERSQSLDTRDGESVSEANFSEPAIPTKKRKLDLHMEAAKKRQKKTDEELFGVPVAKIEPLSETSEAGISELDGFQKTESETEAALAAVAARKKAAKSAKRKKSKKQIFEEREALKRQQLGTTEDEIVPEEADEESEFEENIVDTAPVVTSVKWGISSYAPYPTVDDDFDNILDIDGLQNILKDDEDAGPALKIFKTDFELSDPATWAWRQGQIKSLNRNGYKGIVKDETTIPGYYVETSTGCARTEGTKKILNSEKSLYLPHRIKVQRAREEREAQAKRAGKDVVAEAAEAAKIAAEKLLARTSGRATRVNNRRYVADLNDQKKTLGGDTDVLRFNQLKKRKKPVKFARSAIHNWGLYAMENIAMNDMIIEYVGEKVRQQVADLRENRYLKSGIGSSYLFRIDENTVIDATKKGGIARFINHSCMPNCTAKIITVEKSKRIVIYALRDIAQNEELTYDYKFEREIGSTDRIPCLCGTPACKGFLN, via the exons ATGTCTCGCGCATCTGGGGCGAGTTTCGCACAATTCTTTCCTTCGGCTCCTCGAGCTGCGAAAGACAAAGCaaaggagagggaaaagtCAAAGGCGCAGCAGGCAGATTCGCCTACCACCCTTTCTGCCACTGATACCCAAATTAATGCGAAAGCCTTAACTGACAATGCTTCTATTACACGTCTTTCAgaagatatatcaattccACTTGCGGATCCTCCCACCCTGACGACAGAAGATAACGAATCTGTACAAGGCGATATTTTGAATGGTGTAGGCTCAGCAAGCTCACATTCAAGCTCTGGATCATCCCTTTTCAGTGTCAACAATCAGCTTTCCAACAGCATGCAAGCATCTGCTGGCTCTCGAAATATCAACGATTCAACACCATTGACAAATGCCGACTTATCACCCAATGGTGTTGCGAGTCCTGGCAATGCCAAGGCTGATATGCCTTTCACCGCTACAACCCGCGCCGCTcttgataatataaaatctgagCATGTCGTTGCTATATCCAATTCTGCCACGGCAGAGCATACTTCCACCGAGCCACGAGTCCTCGCTCGAGACCCAGCACGAGGTGTAAAGGGGAAAAAATGCACATATGATCCTTTCCACGACCCCCACATCCATTCGacgaaagaaaaacataATCGCCGCCCACATTATAAGGAGTTTGGTTTG AAAGATGACGCTCCCCCAGCGGATCCGAGGTTGGCGAAAGGAAGCAGATTGTCGTATATCAATACCGACTACCATAATGCATTATCGCGACTCAACCATTCGCCGTTCATGCTACCAAAGTATAAATACAACCCTAAAACTCATTATGGACCTGGCCCACCAACGGAAATTGTTGTCACTGGATATGATccattaataaattttatgaAGGTCACTAATGTTTTCACTCATTATGGACAAATCGCAGAGAGCAGTAATAAACTACATCCAGAGACAGGAAGTTGTTTGGGCTTTGGCACATTCCGATATCGAGATACTAAAAAGAAGGATGGCACAACCCTGACAGCGGCAGAGGCTGCCAAGAAAGCCGTCATGAGAGGCAGCAGTGTGGTAGGGCTGGGACCAAGAATCAAGGTCCAATTCGATCCGCAAGGAAAGCGCAGTACTCGCATGCTCGAGAATGCTTTGGAAAAGTCGAAACCCGAACCTTTACCTCTCCCGCCCAAGGAACCACCACCTCCCCCTAAATCTGAAGTTGCCAAATCATCTGGACCCCCACCAAGTGCCCCCAAAGGGCCTGCCGCTCTTTCTGGCAGACCGCAGTTTAGAACAGGCATAGTACAAGCTGCGATTCCTACGAAACCACGCCAGCAGACATTAATCGAGGATGAACCAATCGCGCAACAACTTGAGGATGAGCCCTACATTTTTATCTCGAAAGATTATGTTCCTGTTATTCCCGCGACGATCCTCCATTTGAAAAAGCGGCTCAAGAACCATTTCTTGGAGGATGTTAGAGTTGATAGAACAGGTTATTATGTCGTCTTCGCGCTCAGTGACGAGGGAAGATTCGAGGCAGACAGGTGTTACAATTCTTGCAATGGCACTGCGCTGTTTTCATATGAAATGATTATGAAGCTGTACCTATGGGGCACCGGGGGTCGACGTCATGAACATCGCGATCGCGCATCCGAGAGAGGCCATCATCGTCGCACTCGTAGTCCTGATCCGCGCTTGACTGAGCAAaaaaggaggaaggagattgaggagattagaaaggaggaagaggcTGATCTTGAGGACGAGAAGCGAGAACGGGCAAAAAACTTCGATCCTGCACGCGAAGCTATTGAAGTCATCAAACGAGAGTTAATGACACATTTGATGGACAAGGTGAAGGAACGGATAGCGAATCCTTGCCTGCGAAACTTCATGGATCCAACGAATCATATAGCAAAACGACGCAAGTTAAATATTCACGACCCTAATGCCAAGACGCCCTTCatcgatgatgaggaagatcaGGATAATAGCAACGCTGTTGCTACGCCTAACTCACGAATTGAGGATCGCGGTTCCTTAACAGCTGGGAAGGTTAACGTCACTGCTCTACCTAGGATCCGAAAGAGGGCCAAGGCGGAAAAGAATCGCAATGTTGGATTTACTGATCCTTTCGCCAGACCCACACGAAAAGCTTATGTTCGGCCCATGCATTTCCTCATTGGTAGggaggatgaagattctGATGACGATAATGAAGCTCGTTCCAGAACAAGAGGCACTGAAGAGATTGAGTCACGCCCGAGAAGTCGTATGGGTACTGACGATGAGGCTTCGGACGATGATACGGATTCCATGAGCCGAAATGTTAAGGAAAGGTCCCAATCATTGGATACTCGAGATGGGGAGTCCGTTAGTGAAGCCAATTTCTCTGAACCCGCCATACcaacgaagaagaggaaactgGATCTACATATGGAAGCTGCGAAAAAGCGACAGAAGAAAACCGACGAGGAACTTTTCGGTGTGCCTGTGGCAAAGATTGAGCCTCTTTCAGAAACTTCTGAGGCAGGCATTTCTGAGCTTGATGGTTTTCAAAAGACAGAATCTGAGACAGAAGCTGCTTTGGCTGCTGTGGCGGCCAGAAAGAAGGCCGCAAAATCGgcaaagaggaagaagtccAAGAAGCAGATTTTCGAGGAAAGGGAGGCCCTTAAAAGACAGCAACTGGGTACTACGGAAGATGAGATCGTTCCGGAAGAAGCTGATGAGGAATCTGAGTTCGAGGAAAACATTGTCGATACAGCACCCGTAGTAACATCTGTCAAATGGGGCATCTCTAGCTACGCACCCTATCCTACCGTCGATGAcgattttgataatattctCGATATTGACGGGTTGCAAAATATCCTcaaggatgatgaagacgcTGGACCGGCActcaaaatattcaagaCGGATTTCGAGCTTAGCGATCCTGCTACTTGGGCATGGAGACAAGGACAAATCAAGTCACTCAATCGTAATGGATATAAAGGTATTGTTAAAGATGAGACGACCATACCTGGATACTATGTGGAGACTTCGACTGGCTGTGCTCGTACTGAAGGTacgaagaagattttgaactCCGAGAAGTCTCTCTATCTCCCTCATCGTATCAAAGTTCAAAGGGCACGCGAAGAACGTGAAGCACAAGCGAAACGAGCCGGCAAAGATGTTGTCGCAGAAGCAGCAGAGGCAGCTAAGATTGCGGCAGAGAAATTGCTCGCCCGTACATCTGGTCGTGCTACCCGTGTCAATAATCGTCGTTACGTTGCCGACCTCAATGATCAGAAGAAGACTCTTGGTGGCGACACTGATGTCTTGCGTTTCAATCAACTTAAGAAACGTAAGAAGCCTGTCAAGTTCGCTCGTTCTGCTATTCACAATTGGGGTCTTTATGCTATGGAGAATATAGcgatgaatgatatgatcATTGAGTATGTCGGTGAGAAGGTTCGACAACAGGTTGCAGATCTTCGAGAGAACAGATATCTCAAGAGTGGTATTGGAAGTAGTTACTTGTTCAGAATCGATGAAAATACAGTCATCGATGCAACAAAGAAAGGTGGCATCGCAAGATTCATCAACCACAGTTGTATGCCCAATTGTACTGCAAAGATCATCACGGTGGAGAAGAGCAAGAGAATTGTTATTTATGCGCTGCGTGATATCGCACAGA ATGAGGAGCTCACCTACGATTACAAATTCGAGCGTGAGATTGGTAGTACAGATCGTATTCCTTGCCTCTGTGGTACACCGGCGTGTAAAGGATTTCTTAATTAA
- the Bcrrp17 gene encoding Bcrrp17 gives MESAFIVKPRPKRSVLPAHKKKRKFDHKIEEINFDLTAREDYLTGFHKRKVQRAKKAQEEAEKKAREERIVMRKQLREERRAELNEHVKAVNALLEDVEEKFDGGDGDEWGGIEEEEDDEEVPELVDHEEEYIDEDKYTTVTVEGIEISKDGIKRTADEEDSDDGIHEAKGKVIREEEKVKKVWPKKPRKKKFTYETKAERKMTRQKQKSGSRAAADARRGNN, from the exons ATGGAATCCGCATTCATAGTCAAGCCTCGTCCCAAGCGATCAGTCCTACCAGCGcacaaaaagaagagaaagttcGACCAtaagattgaagaaatcaatttCGATTTAACTGCTCGCGAAGATTATTTGACTGGATTTCACAAACGAAAGGTTCAGAGAGCGAAGAAGGCTCAAGAGGAGGCAGAGAAGAAGGCtagagaggagagaattgTTATGAGGAAACAG ttgagagaggaaaggagagcAGAATTGAATGAGCACGTTAAAGCCGTAAATGCGCTGTTAGAGGATGTTGAGGAAAAATTCGATGGcggagatggggatgaatGGGGAGGTatagaggaggaggaagatgatgaagaagtgcCAGAGCTGGTCGATCACGAAGAGGAATATATCGATGAAGATAAATACACAACAGTCACAGTCGAAGGCATAGAAATATCGAAAGATGGAATCAAGAGGACtgcagatgaagaggatagtgatgatggGATACACGAGGCAAAGGGGAAGGTCataagagaagaagagaaggtcAAGAAAGTTTGGCCCAAGAAACcacgaaagaagaagttcACATATGAGACCAAGGCGGAAAGGAAAATGACGAGACAAAAGCAGAAGTCTGGGAGTAGAGCAGCAGCAGATGCGCGACGAGGTAATAATTAA
- the Bcfcf1 gene encoding Bcfcf1: MGKAAKTRKFGAVKRVIGQRDARLKENKDKGEEGANKPKELVREAPQVSSALFFQYNEALVPPYSILVDTNFLSHTVQRKLPLLETLMDCLYAKCIPIITSCVMAELEKLGPRYRIALRIARDERWQRLQCDHKGVYADDCIVDRVQKHKIYIVATNDRELKRRIRKVPGVPIMSVARGKYVIERLPDAPEK; this comes from the exons ATGGGTAAAGCAGCTAAAACCCGCAAATTTGGCGCT GTCAAACGAGTAATCGGACAACGGGATGCGCGTCTCAAGGAAAACAAAGacaaaggagaagaaggagccAATAAACCCAAGGAACTTGTTCGAGAAGC TCCTCAAGTCTCGTCCGCGCTCTTCTTTCAATACAACGAAGCTCTCGTCCCTCCATATTCGATCCTCGTTGATACCAATTTCCTCTCTCATACCGTCCAACGCAAGCTTCCTCTTCTGGAAACCCTCATGGATTGTCTCTACGCTAAATGTATTCCCATCATTACCTCCTGCGTCATGGCCGAATTGGAAAAATTAGGTCCAAGATATCGTATCGCCCTTCGAATTGCCCGTGATGAGAGATGGCAAAGATTACAGTGTGATCACAAGGGGGTTTATGCAGATGATTGTATCGTGGACAGAGTACAGAAGCACAAGATTTACATTGTGGCAACGAACGATagggaattgaagagaagaatcaGAAAGGTTCCTGGTGTGCCCATTATGAGTGTGGCAAGAGGAAAATATGTCATTGAGAGATTACCAGACGCTCCAGAGAAATAA